The sequence CTGTCCCGATCGCTGCCCTGTCCATGATCGGACAGCTGCGACCGGATATGGACAGAGCAGCCCCCCCGCGGTCTAGTTGACCGGCTCGGCCGACCCCGCACCTCCGCGCGCGTCGTGCGCACCGAACATCGTGGCACCCTTCAGCGGCGGCGCGCCGAGCGACAGGAAGGCCGAACCCGCGCTGTTCGACGATGTCAGTCGCGGCGCCCCGATCGCGATGCCCTCGGCGATGCCCCAATGGCCTTCGTCCTCGAAGCGGTAGCCTCGCTGTTCGAGCAGTCGGCGCGTATCGGGGGAGAGCGCGAAGGGTTCGAGCGAGATCGTGTCGGGCAGCCACTGCTCGTGGATGCGCGGGGCATCGATCGCTTCCTGCACGTCCATGCCGTGATCGATCATGTTGAGGATCGCCTCCAGCGTGATCGTGATGATCCGCGAGCCGCCGGGGCTGCCGATCACCAGTGCGACCTTGCCGTCCTTGGTGACGATCGTCGGGCTCATCGAACTCAGCGGCGTCTTGCCCGGGGCGATGGCGTTGGCCGCGCCCTGCACCAGGCCGAACATGTTGGGCACGCCCGGCTTCGAGGTGAAATCGTCCATCTCGTCGTTCATCACGATGCCGGTGCCGCCGGCGACGCGGTGCGCGCCGAACCAGTCGTTGAGCGTATAGGTGACCGAAACCGCATTCCCCTTGGCATCGACGACGTCATATTGCGTGGTGTTGTGGCCTTCATGCTCGGGCACGGCAGGGCCGAGCGTCGAGGATGGCGTCGCGCGCACCGGATCGATCGTGGCGCGGAGCTTCGCCGCATAGGCAGGGGCGATCAGCTCGGCGATCGGATTGGTGACGAAATCGGGATCGCCGAGCTTGTTGTTGCGGTCGACATAGACGCGGCGTAGCGCCTCGGCGAGGACGTGGACCTCGTCGGCCGAATGGAAGCCCATCGCCGCGAGATCATATCCCGAGAGGATGTTGAGCGCTTCGCAGATCGACACGCCGCCCGAGCTTGGCGGCGGCGCCGAGATCACGTGAAAGCCGCGATAATCGCATTCGATCGGCTCGAGTTCGCGGACTTTGTAGCTGGCGAGGTCGGCGCGCGTGATGATGCCGCCGCCATGCCGGGCGGCGTTGGCGATCGCGGCGCCGATCGGTCCCTTGTAGAAGGCATCCGGCCCCGTAGCGGAAATCTGCGATAGCGTCTGGGCGAGATCGGCCTGGACCAGCCGATCGCCCTTGGTGAGCGGACGGCCCTGCGGTTGGAAGATGCGGGCCGACATTGGATCGCGCGCAAGCTTCTTGGCCTCCAGCGCCATCACCCCGGCATCGCCCTGTCCGAGCACGAAGCCGTCGCGCGCAAGATGGATTGCGGGCGCCATCAACGTGGCGCGGGGCAGGGTGCCATAGCGGATGCGGGCGGTTTCCAGCCCCAGCACGGTGCCGGGGATACCCACGGCCTTCCAGCTGTCGGTGGAGAGACCGGGTATGACCTTGCCGGCGGCGTCCTGATACATGGCCGCGGTGGCAGCCTGCGGCGCCTTCTCGCGGAAATCGAGGAAGGTGGAACGTCCGCCGGCAAGATGGAGCGTCATGAAGCCGCCGCCGCCGATGTTGCCGGCCTGGGGATAGACGACCGCAAGCGCGTAACCGACCGCCACTGCGGCATCGATGGCGTTGCCACCGTGCCGCAGGATATCCGCGCCGACCTCCGAGGCGATATGTTGCGCACTCACCACCATGCCGCCCGAACCGGCGACGGGCTGAGGATCGGCGGCGTAGGCGGACGATGATACCAACAAGCCGGCAGCGAGAAGATATGTGCGCATCGCTTCCTCGTGCCGCAGGTCAGGAGCTTTGGAAAGCGCGCTGGTGTAAACGGCCGCAAGACGCCGGCAGGCGGTCTGGTGTGCCAGTTCCTGTGCCCATTCGAGCGGTTCGGCTGAGCTTGCCGAAGGCTCTGCGCGACGGCCGATATCCTTTTCTTATCGGGGGAGCGGAAGCGGACTTGTCGAAGTTGGTGCCCCGCTTCCATCATAACGTAGCCGGTTTTCGCCGATCTTCTCGATATGGGCGCCTGCCCAGGCGCCGAGAGCGCGCAGCGGCTCCGAAAGCGAATAACCCAGTTCGGTCAGCGCATATTCGACTTGCGGTGGGACCGTGGGATGCACCGTTCGGCTGACCATGCCATCGCGTTCGAGTGCCTTCAGCGTGCGTGTCAGCATCTGTTGCGAAATGCCGCCGATCGTTCGCTTCAAATCGTTGAAGCGGCGCGGTCGCTCGATGAGCACCATGACGATCATCACCGTCCACTTGTCGCCGACGATGGACAGCACGCTGCTCATCTTGCGGCAATGGGCGCTCACCCCGGGCAAGGCAGGCATAGTCATGTGACCTGGTCCTAAAAATATGCGTCCTTGGCGGGACGTCATCGGTCACATAGCTGGTCCTGGTCACAAATCCAGACCGGAGACATTCAATGAAGCTTCTGCACCTCGATTCCAGCATCACGGGCGAAGGATCGGCCAGCCGCGCCATATCGGCGGCTGTCGTCGAACGCCTGCGGGAAACGCATGCGGACCTCGATGTCGTCTACCGCGATCTTGCGGCCGAGCCGCTTCCCCACATGACGCTCGATACCTTCCTCACGCTGGATACGGGCGAAGACGTGCAGCAGTTTCTCGACGCGGACATCGTCGTGATCGGTGCCGGTTTCTACAATTTCACGATTCCCAGCCAGCTCAAGTCTTGGATCGACCGCATCGCGGTGAGGGGCAAGACCTTTGCCTATGGCGAAAACGGCCCTGTCGGTCTCGCCAAGGGCAAGCGTGTGATCGTCACGCTCGCACGCGGCAACGTCTATGGCGAGGGCTCTCCCTACGTCGCGTACGAGCATGCCGAAACATTGCTTCGCTCGATCTTCACCTTTGTCGGCGCGGATGTTGAGTTCATCGTTGCCGAGGGGCTCGGGCGCGGCGAGGATGCGCGGCGCGTGGCCATCGACGGCGCCCTCCAGCAGGTCCGTCACATGATACCAAGTTTTGCCGCGCCTGCGGCAATGGCCCTCTAGCCACCCGCGCGTTCACGGTCTGGGTGCAAGCCTGGACCGTGAGTAGCGTAGAGAGTGCTCGACCTCAGCGGTCGGGGCACACCGGATGCCGGGATACACCTGATTATTGCCATCTGCGAGCCGCATCTTCTTGAGATCAATTGTTGCTGACAAGCAGCGGCAAAAGCCTAGGATCTTGGCGAGGAGATCTGATGGCCGATTTGCAGTTCGAGGAGGCTCTGGGCATTGGGCGGGTGCTGTCATCGGTTCAGATGACCATGCTGCTGGACATGGACGCGTGGCCGCCAGATCGGCGGAGGGACTATAACGTCGAGGAACTGCTCTGGAAGGAACTGATCGAGGCGTCTCCGGAGACAATCTCGGGATATGCGCTGACCCAGCGCGGCGAGCGTGTCAGGCTTGCCCGCCGTTTGCGTGATGTCGATGCGGTCACGCTCTTGCGGATCTTCAATCGCACAAACGGGGAAAGCGATTTCGCCGTGCAGACACTGCGTGAAATCGAGGATCGAAGGCTCGATTTCTGATTGCTGCCGAGGGCGTGAGTTCTTTCGCCACGGCGGTTGCGACCGATATCAAGCGACGCCGCGCATTGCCCGGACGGGGCGGATATAGCGCGCCTGAGGAGCGCATCCTACGGCCCGGCGTGATCTGCAATCCGTGCTTGCGTTAACCGACGTCGGTCGTTGATGGGCGCTCTGCGCTCGGAGGATGATGATATGCGGCCGCTGCTAGACTTGGTCCTCTTGAAGGCGACCTGGCTCGTCGCGCTGCTCGCATTGGTCGCTTGGTTCACCTTCCTCTACTACATGGTCGGTGACGTCCTCTAACGCCGCTTGGTGGGTTCTGCTCGGCTTGAAATTTGGTTGCGGTAATGCGGGCAGCGACCATTCGCTTCCCGCCGAATTTGCTGCGATGGAGCATCGCGGGTTCCGCGAGATGGCCGACGCCCGTCAGTCCGGCAAGGTTGCAGTTTGGCGCATGGCCTCGCCAAGCGCGAGTGCCGCCGACGTGGCAAGGTTCATCGAGCGCACCTGCGGTCGCATCGGAATGCGCAACCGTACCTCGCAGGCGTCGGCCACGGGCGGCGGAACGCCCGCGCTTTCCTTCCCGAAAAGCAGGACGTCGTCGCTCCTGAAGTCGAAATCATAAGCCGATCGCGTGCTCTTCGTGGTGAACAGCACCAACCTTTGCGAACCGATCGTCGCCCTGAAGGCGTCGAAGCCGGCATGGCGCGCAACGACGACGTGGTCGATATAGTCCATGGCGGTCCGGCGCACCCTGCGATCATCCCACGCAAACCCCATCGGTTCGATGAGGTCTACCGCCGCCCCCAGACACGCGCCGAGCCGCAGAACGGCGCCGACATTCCCCGCAATCTCGGGTTCGAAAAGAGCAATGCGCATGGGAGTTGATTGGCGCCAGCGGAGCAGGGGGGCAAGCCGAAGATATGTTCAAACGGGCGATATCGTTCAGACATCGCAGGAGCCGACGTCCACATGCGAGCCTGACCAGCGATCGTCACGGCCCGGTTCGCCGGTTCAGGCGGCGGTGTTCAGCAGCCAGCGTTCGGTGCCTTCCAGGCCGACGGCGGTGAGGACGTCGCTGGCATAGGCGCCGGTGTCGATGCCGATGCGGTTGCGGCGCATTTCGGGTGCAGCGCTGATCGTGTGGCCGTGGACCACCACCGCGCCATGATCCTCGTCGCTGTCGAGGAATGGCTGGCGGATCCAGCGCACATCCTCCGGCGCCTGATCCTCCAGCGGCACGCCCGGACGGATGCCGGCATGGACGAACAGATAATCGCCGACCTGGATCGCGTCGCCCATGCCGCGCAGGAAGGCGCGGTGCGTCTCCGGGACATGCGCCAGGATCGCCGACGGCGGATAACGGTCGGCAAGGTCGAGCATCAATTGCGGCGTGCCGTAACTCTCGAACGTCTCGCGCCCGCCATAGCGCAGGAAATGCGCCATCGCTTCCTCGCTCGGCCGGTCGATCAGTCGCAGCAGCATCTCCTCGTGATTGCCCATCAATTGGTGGAAGCGTGCGAACGGCGGCGTATCGCGCAGGAAGAAGTCGATCACCTGCGCCGATTCCGCGCCCCGGTCGATCAGGTCGCCGAGCATCACGACGTGCGTCTCGCTGGGCTGGCGCGCCGCATCGTCGGCGGCGATGCGCTCGATCAGCAACGTCATCAGATCGAAGCGGCCGTGCACGTCGCCGATCGCGTAGATGCGCATACCCTCCGGCACCGCCGCGACCGCCTGCGGCGGCGCACGCCGGCCGAGCCCGAACAGGCGCATCGCCGCTAGCTTCGCGGCGCCGGCCGTACCGGCGGCAGCGCGTTGCACAGATCGACCGCGCCGGCGGGATGGCGGAAGAAGGCGTCGTCGCGATTGGCGCGCAGCTTCACCCACGCGGCGAAGCTCGCGCTTTCGGGCCGCAGCCACTGATAGGCCGGTCGCTCGGCTGGCGGCAGATCGGCGGCGATCCGCACGCGAGCGATGGCGACGCGCTGCTTCGGATCGGCGTAGAAGCCGAGCGCCCCGCTGCCGCGCGGCAGCGCCGACAACAGTTCCATCCCCGCCACGACCCGCCCGACCAGCGCGACGTTGCGATCCAGCGCGCGCGGCGCATGGCCGATCACGGCATAGAGTTCCTGGCCGTTGCCGGTGTCGGGCGCCATGTCGCGGCCGACGCCGACGATGCCATAGCAATGCGTCATCCACGCTCGATCGCCGTCCGCTGCGACCGGGAACGCGCCGACGAAGCCGGTCGCGGGCGCATAGGAATCGCGATAGGGGAGCGGCACCGGCGTCAGGCCGGCAGCCGCCCTGTCATATTCGGCGGCCGGGTGGGCGACGATGCCCGGCGGCGACGGCTTGTGCCCGTCGGCATCGCCCCATTGCGTGACATAATCGTCCTGCACCCGATCGATCGCGAGCCCGTCATACCAGCCGGCGCGCGCGATCGTCCGGATGTTGGCCACGTGGACAGGCGCGAATTCGGGCGCGAGCGCGATCGCGACCTGGCCGCCGCCCGCGAGGTCGATCAGCAGCAGATCCTCGGGCGCGACCGGTGCCCAATCAGCCGTCGGCGCACGCTCGACGATCATGCCCGGCGTCACGGGATCGGCCGTCGGCGCGGAGGTGGCGAGCAGGCTTGCGGCGAGCAGCGAGAATGGCGTGCGGATCATCGGCGCGAAGCCTGCCACGATGGCGCGCCTTGCGAAAGGGGCGGCCGCACGATAGGGGCGCTCTCCGGCGGATGGAGCGGTGGCCGAGTGGTCGAAGGCGCTCGCCTGGAAAGTGAGTATGGGTCAAAAGCCCATCGAGGGTTCGAATCCCTCCCGCTCCGCCACCTTTTGTTCCGTGAACGTCCGCAGACGTTCACTTTCCCTCTGAGATCATGCTATGCCGCGCCTACGGGGCGGGGCTGGTGTTCACATCTGTTCGCAGGCGTTCACCCCCTCGCATGGTCAAATCCATGGCATCGGCATGGCCGATCCATGGTATGGGGGAACGAGCGTGCTGACGGACGCAAAAATCAAGGCAGCGAGACCTCGCGAAGCGGCCTATAAGCTGGGGGACAGCGGCCAGCTTTTTCTCCACGTCACCCCCGCCGGGGGCAAGCACTGGCGCATGAATTACACCTACGGGCGGAACGAGGCAGGCCGTCCAGCGCAGAAAACACTCAAGCTTGGCCCTTATCCGGCGCTGACGCTGCTCGACGCTCGCAAGCGGCGCGACGAGGCCAAATATCAACTCCGCGATGGTCGAGACCCGGCGGTAGAGCGACGCGTCTCGACGAAGGCGCGGACGGCGGAAACTGAGAATACGTTCGAGATCGTCGCTAGGCGCTGGCACGATCTGCGTCTTCCGACGTGGTCTGCCATACATGGTATGGACGTGATGCGTAGCCTTGAGCGCGACGTGTTCCCGGCGATCGGCGATCTGCCTATCACGGTCATCGATTCGGCGAAGGTGCTGGAGACGTTGAGCGCGATCGCGGCGCGCGGCGCGGTCGAGACGGCCCACCGCATTCGGCAGCGCATCAGCGATGTCTACGTCTATGCCATCCCCGCCGGCCTAGCGAAAAGTAATCCAGCCGCGGATCTGGTGAAGGCGTTGCCGAAAGTGCCGCGCTCGAAGAAGCAAGCCTCGATCATCGATCGCCTTGAGGATCATGGCGACCAGCTGCGCGCGGTGCGTCAGATGGTGATCGATTGTGAGGCTGAGCGGTGCCGGGCGGCTACCAAGCTCGCACTGCGGCTGCTTGCGCTGACCGCAGTGCGGCCGAACGAAATTCGCGGCGCGCGGTGGGACGAGCTCGAGGACGTGGAGGCTCGCTTTGGCCATGTGAAAGGCGAGCGAGTTCAGATCAACCAGCCAGCATGGCGCATCCCCGCCGCCCGCATGAAGGGCGATCAGGAGCGTAAAGCCGAGGAAGGCGGCGATCATATCGTGCCGCTGTCCACGCATGCGTTGGCCGTCATCAACGCGCTGCGCCCTCTCACCGGCGGCTACCAGTTGATGTTCCCGAGTGAGCGCCACGTGCACCACCCGATCAGCGAAAACACTCTGCGCGCGCTGCTCATTCGCGCGGGCTATTACCAGCGCCACGTGCCGCATGGCTTTCGCGCGGCTTTCTCGACGATCATGAACGGGCTGTTCCCGGCCGATCGCGCCATCATCGACCTCATGCTGGCGCACGTGCCAAAGGACAAGGTCGAGAGCGCCTACAACCGAGCTGCGCATATGGCTCGTCGGCGCGAACTAGCGCAGGATTGGGGTGATCGATTGGTTGGGGACATGTGGACGCCAGACGCATACGTTGGTCAGCCGATTAGGTGGGCTGCGACGGGGCGGGGCAGGCTGTGAACGACTAAGAACGTTTGCGGACAAGCGCGAACTGGTGCAATCTGTCGCTGGCTTGCTATGCGTGCCTTAGGTTCTTATATTGTTCTATAACTACGTGCACGCGTCCGCGTGCACGCATCGCCGGTGGAGGGCCTGATGCCTGACTATACGCCTGCGGCAGTAGCGAACGCCTTTGTTGAAATAGCGGGGCACGCACTGCCCCAGATGAAGCTGCAAAAGCTGACCTACATCGCTCACGGATGGAACTTGGCCATCAGCGGTGAGCCGCTAGTCAACGATCAGCCGGAGGCCTGGGATAATGGGCCTGTTTTTCGGTCAATTTGGGATCGGATGCGTGATCTTCCCAATGGCTCTGGTGGTAAGGTCAAGGATTACGACAACTCTATTCCGATGGCGGAGTTCACTCGCAACGAGAGAGCCATCATCGATCACGTTTGGCGGAAATACGGCGGAAAATCTGCGTACGAACTTTCAGAAATGACGCACCAGCCCGGCACGCCATGGACTCACGCTTACTATCAGCGTGGACGGAATGCCAAACTTCGTAACGAAGAAATTAGGGAGCATTACCTCGCACTTGCGAGAGCCGGCAGACAGGCAAAGGCGTAAGGGAGCCACTTGTGGCAGGGGAGCAGTACGACGACAGCGCTCAGCGAGCGTCCTTACAGGACCTCGACCGAGCTCCCGTCTCGCTGCCGCAGCCGGAGGGCACGCCGGATAACGCTAACGACCTTGCCATCCTTAGGGAGCGCTTCAATGAGGTGGTCCAGGACCGCGATCGAATTCAGGGCGAATTCGACGCTCTCAAGCGTGGAAGCTCGACGATCGCCGAATTAGATAAATTAATCGCCCCCTCTGCCAAAAAAGCATTCAATTATATGTCCGTTTACTCGGTGGGTGTATTTTATCTGCTTGTGATGGATGGCTGTCACTTCCACGGATTTGACTTGCAAGAGAGTGTTCTAGATTTCCTCGTGGGGAGCACGGCGGTCACGGTGCTTGGTTTGGTAGGCATGGTCCTAACCGGCATATTTATTGGGGCACGTCGTGCCGTCACAAAGTAATGGCGGCCTGCAACCCGTTGCCCAGCCGTTTCTCCCCGAGCAATACACCGCGTACGGAGGAAAAATGTCGCCACCAAATTGGCGCGATCCCGCCCGATCGACACATTGACTCGCGAAACTGGCGAAGCTAATCTTCCCCTCATTTATCCGGGGGGATGATCAATGCACACAATGGCAAAGCAACTACTTCGTGGAGGACTGATCTCCTTGAGCCTTGCTGGTCATGGCTTGCAGGCCCAGAACCACCCAAAAATACCGATGCAAGGCGCGCCGACGCTCCGATCCACAGACGAAAGCACTATCAATAACGCTGAGGTGCAAACATCTACGATCCAAGGCGCTAGCCCGAGTGGAACAGTTAGTTATAAGGTAGACTATTCGGTATCGCTTTTTTGGCGAGCCGACCAGACTAAGCCTCATTGGAATTTTATCTGTACGATCGACATTAAAAACGTTGTTCTTAGCCGCTATCTTTCAAAGAAGACGAGCACTGGATGGGATGTCGTAGACACCGAGGATTTTAAACGGGCGGATCACCATCAGGTTGATCAAAACAACTGTAATACCAGTAAGAATAATTACATAATGCCGACGGTAAGTCGGTTCGAGACTGCCGGCGGGTGGAACGAAGAAATCACCAAAGATTGCAAATACATCGACGCCACGTACGGGACACACATGTGCCTGCATGGCCCACACCGAAAGCCTATTTAAGAGCCGTGCCGACACTTTTCGTTTGCACGCGACGCTAGCTGCTTCATGGCCCACGCCGAAACCTCTTGCTCGCTCCAACGGCTTGATGACGATCCCACGGGCTTGCACGCGCGAGGAAACCTGCCGTCGCGCATCAGCTTATAAATCATCGTCTTCCCTATCTTTGCGATCTGGATGACCTCTGGCAGCTTGAGCAGGCGATCTTCGGCGCCGAGCAGTACTGCCCGCGTGGGAAGGGTTTCAGCTGCGCCCGCGCGCTTAGCGGGCCGACGGGGAGCCGTCGCGCCGGCGGCGGCGCTCATGCCTCGCCCTTCCATGCGCCGCACATCCCGTCATGGCAGTCGTAACCGCCCCGGAAGCGCAGGAGATCTTCCGGGGGCGACACGGGGCGACCGCTGAACCAGACATGGCCTCCCAGCGATCGCTCGTGCCCGCAATCCAGCCTGATAATGGTCGAACGAGGTTGGCGCTCGGCTGCGACTATGGTGCGCCTCATGCGGGCTCCTCCGGCCAAGGCCAAGGCTTGCCGCCGAACAGCAGCTCTTCGAGCTTCGCGATGATGATTGAAAGCGCGGCGAGCGGCACCAATGCGGATCCCGCCGTCCATCCGTCACCCTGGGCACGCACGCGCACGGCATCCATCGCCGCGTGCAGCCATTCGTCAGGCGTCCCGATCGCAGGTGATAGGCTGAAGAGCGCGGCCTCGGCCTCGAGCAATGCCGCAAGCCGCGCGCTCTCACGCGCGCGTTGCTCATCGAGGTCATAGGAATCGGGATGCTTTCGGTCGTCCATTTTAATCTCCTATTGGTCGATCCGAACGGGGAGGCCTCGCGGCGGCCCGTTCGGATCGCCGGCACTGCTGAGGAGGGGCGGGTCAGCTGCGCCGGATCTCGATTGGTCAGGCGGGGTCGAACAGCGCGATGAGCGCTTTGCGTTCGTCGGCGGTGAGCCGGTGGATGTCAGCTTTTCGCGTTAAGCGATCGAGCATATCCATCTGGACGGACGACGGGCCAGCAACGAACCGGGTGCCCTCTTCGATCTGGCGCTTCCACCAGAGATAATCCGCCACGGACAGCTGCAGCCCGAACGGCTTTTCCTCATTCGCGGCTGTCCGTGCCCGCACCCCGCCCAGTGTGCCGAACGCTTGGCACACCTCCGTCGGGATGGTCTCAACGAGATCGCGATAGAAAACGAGGAAGGCTTTATGATCGGCCTCGTTCCGCGCGTCTGCGCCGGACACCAGATCCGCCACCGCCTTGAATATGCTCGACTTCAGCATGTTGTCGTTCCTTGTATTGGTAGCACCGGTTCATCGACCGGCGCGGCGTTGAAAAGATCTCGGAAGGTGCCCCACGCGCGAACGGCGTCCATCGCCCGAGCCCGCCGGGTGTCGGCGTCAGGGACAGGGCTTTGCGCGTAGGTGTCGTGAAGATCGAGCATGGCCATGTCATAGGTGGCCCAAGCGACGTCGACCGTCGGCGCGGCGGTGCCATCGCGGCTCACAGCGCATAGACCGGGAAGTGGCTCATCAGGTCGGCGATGGCCTTCGCGGTGTAATTGAGCGGCTGGATCAGCATGGGAAAGGCATCTCCTCTCCCGACCCGCGCCACTCGCCGCACCAGGACGTGCCGAAAATTGCCGGGAAAAGGGTGGCGTCCGACACTGCGAACACGTCGGCCGCATCATTGCTTTCGATCTGATTGCCGAAAGCGGGACCGCGGATCGACATGCTCGCGACGTGCTCTACAATCCTCGGGGGATTGCGCCGGCACCAGCCGAAGGCAGAGTCGCCGTTGGCCTTGACTTGATCGGCCATGCCTCGGCCTGCCAGCCAGTACCGGCAGTTGTCGCAGCGCTCAGCCATGCGAGGCGCTCCGCATTCCCGCGAGCGCCCGGAGCGCCCCGATCGCTAGTTCCGCGGTCCAATCCCTGTCCGCGGAGGCCGGAAGAAGGCCGATATTGGCGGCTTCGATAGCCCCATGGTCGGCGGCGTCGATCGAACTGTAGTGGAGCATCAGCCACACCCGCGCCTCGACAGCCCGCGGCGAGCATTCGGCCGTGCGGGTGATGGCATCCTCGGCGAAGTCGATCAGCGCCCAATGCGGGGCGTCGTCGGCCTCAAACCCGCTACCGTTGATGGCACCCAGCGCCTCTCGCCATGCGGCGAAGGCCATCTCGATCGGCGCTGTAAGGCTGCGCAACTCGACCCAACCGTTCGCGTGGCGCTCGCCGAAGGTCTCGACCACGCGACGGATCGCCCGCGCTGCGCGGGGGCAGCGCACAGCAGTCAGGATCGCCCTCGTAGCGCGTTCGATCTCGCAATCGTTTGCCTCGTCTTGGCCCCATGCCGGAGGCAGGTCACCTGCGGGAGTGAGAGTGCCGTCCGGCTCGATAAGCATGCGACCCTCGATCGCGAGAAAGTCGTGCACCACGGTATGGACCGCCCGCCCAACCTCCCCACATTCGGCATCCGAAAGCGTGCCATCCCCGTCCCCGATCAGCGCCTCGAGCAGTTGGCCGCGGAAGCCGGCCGTGCGCAGGTGCGCGAAAAGCCGGTTAGCGACTTCGATCCGGCTTCCGAGATAGGCGGGCTCTTCGCCATCGACTCCATGGCTGACCACGATGGTCGGCCAAATGCCGTCCCACATGAGCGACACCGACCCGCCAGTCGCCGCGAGCAGGCGCAACCACACGGGGCGGTAAGACTCCCAGCCGGTGGCGGCGGCCACATCAAGCCACTCGACCATCTGCTCGACCGATGCCGGCTCGGCCGGCACGAGGCCATCGACCACGAGCGGCCGATCGACGATGCAGCGGTGCTCGCCCATCAGTGCGCGTCCCGCAGGGGCGCCGGCTGGTAGATGCCGACGATCGGGCCGAGCAGCATGTCGAACATGCCGTGCTCGTAGATCGGCCCTTCGGTACGCGCCGACAGGCGAACGCCGCGATAGAGGCGCGATCGCAGGTCGCGATACGCCCAATGCTCGGGCTGGCGCGGGTGAGGGAAGACCATCACCACGTTCCGTTCGCAGCGCATCCGCACCGGATCGTTGTCGCGGAAGCGGTCGGCCACCATGCGGTTGGGCGTGCAACTTGGCGGCCGCTGCCGTTCGAAGCAGTACAGACCCGGTGTCAGCGCAGCTTCGCCGCGACCAACGCGGTCGTGCCAAGTCTCGTCGTAGACCGCCACCTCGCCCTGCCGAAGCATGTGGGAGCCGGCGTCATCGCCGAGGATGGGCACCACGCCGAAGCCAGGTTCAATTTCATTGAAGATCCTGAGCTTTAAGCCATCCAGCTCGGGAAGGTCGTCGTGTGTCAGCGTCATGGCGCGCTGCGGACGCGTCAAGTGGGCAATGGCGGCCATAGCCGGTTCTCCTGCAAGTGGAGCAGGAGAAGGGCTGGCCTCTGACCCCTATTCGCGGGCGGTCAACAGCGCTGGCTTTTCCTGCTTAGGAACCGACCAGCGTGCCGTGCCAAACGGGCATACCAGAGCGTCTCCGTGCACATAGAATGTGCGCGGGCGCTAACATTGTCAACGGTGATTTTAGCGTTGGCGCTAATAGGCTAGATCGCTCGGCCGAACCATACCGGCCGTCCGACAATGCGGATGTCGGCTTCTCGCACTTCGTATGGGCTGTAACGCTCATTTGCGGAGAAAATGCGGAACCATCCGCGCTTGCTCGGCAGACGCTCGATCAGTTTGACAACGTAGGTCTCGCCATCCCAGAGCGCGAATGGCCCAGGCTGGGCCGGATTAACGTCGCGGCGATCTACAAGTATCTGGTCTCCATGGTAGAAGTCAGGGGTCATACTGTCACCGCGCACGTCGATCAGAAGCATATCAGCCGCCGTTCCGCGAAGTCGTTCTTCAATCAAATTTCGGGGTATTAACGCGGTTTTCACTTCCCCATCGCCAAAGCCGCCACCTCCCATTCCTGCATACGATGGCAATACCTCCACCTCAGCGTATGCCGAGAGATGTTCATCTTTTTCAAGCTCGAAGAAATCGGGAAACGTCAGGGCGAGCGCCTGCATAGTTGGAGCTTTCAGGCTCCAACCTTCTCGCCCGTGTGCGATGCGGGTCAGCGTTGATGGCGACAGCCCAGCTTTCCGCGCGATGGCAGTCGGTGAGAGGCCCGTCCGCTCAGAAAGGCGGCCGATCATATCGCGGTGGCTGCTGTAATCCATGCCACCACAATAGCGCGGACGCTAAT is a genomic window of Sphingomonas nostoxanthinifaciens containing:
- the ggt gene encoding gamma-glutamyltransferase, which codes for MRTYLLAAGLLVSSSAYAADPQPVAGSGGMVVSAQHIASEVGADILRHGGNAIDAAVAVGYALAVVYPQAGNIGGGGFMTLHLAGGRSTFLDFREKAPQAATAAMYQDAAGKVIPGLSTDSWKAVGIPGTVLGLETARIRYGTLPRATLMAPAIHLARDGFVLGQGDAGVMALEAKKLARDPMSARIFQPQGRPLTKGDRLVQADLAQTLSQISATGPDAFYKGPIGAAIANAARHGGGIITRADLASYKVRELEPIECDYRGFHVISAPPPSSGGVSICEALNILSGYDLAAMGFHSADEVHVLAEALRRVYVDRNNKLGDPDFVTNPIAELIAPAYAAKLRATIDPVRATPSSTLGPAVPEHEGHNTTQYDVVDAKGNAVSVTYTLNDWFGAHRVAGGTGIVMNDEMDDFTSKPGVPNMFGLVQGAANAIAPGKTPLSSMSPTIVTKDGKVALVIGSPGGSRIITITLEAILNMIDHGMDVQEAIDAPRIHEQWLPDTISLEPFALSPDTRRLLEQRGYRFEDEGHWGIAEGIAIGAPRLTSSNSAGSAFLSLGAPPLKGATMFGAHDARGGAGSAEPVN
- a CDS encoding winged helix-turn-helix transcriptional regulator, with amino-acid sequence MTMPALPGVSAHCRKMSSVLSIVGDKWTVMIVMVLIERPRRFNDLKRTIGGISQQMLTRTLKALERDGMVSRTVHPTVPPQVEYALTELGYSLSEPLRALGAWAGAHIEKIGENRLRYDGSGAPTSTSPLPLPR
- a CDS encoding FMN-dependent NADH-azoreductase, with translation MKLLHLDSSITGEGSASRAISAAVVERLRETHADLDVVYRDLAAEPLPHMTLDTFLTLDTGEDVQQFLDADIVVIGAGFYNFTIPSQLKSWIDRIAVRGKTFAYGENGPVGLAKGKRVIVTLARGNVYGEGSPYVAYEHAETLLRSIFTFVGADVEFIVAEGLGRGEDARRVAIDGALQQVRHMIPSFAAPAAMAL
- a CDS encoding tRNA (cytidine(34)-2'-O)-methyltransferase — encoded protein: MRIALFEPEIAGNVGAVLRLGACLGAAVDLIEPMGFAWDDRRVRRTAMDYIDHVVVARHAGFDAFRATIGSQRLVLFTTKSTRSAYDFDFRSDDVLLFGKESAGVPPPVADACEVRLRIPMRPQVRSMNLATSAALALGEAMRQTATLPD
- a CDS encoding metallophosphoesterase family protein translates to MRLFGLGRRAPPQAVAAVPEGMRIYAIGDVHGRFDLMTLLIERIAADDAARQPSETHVVMLGDLIDRGAESAQVIDFFLRDTPPFARFHQLMGNHEEMLLRLIDRPSEEAMAHFLRYGGRETFESYGTPQLMLDLADRYPPSAILAHVPETHRAFLRGMGDAIQVGDYLFVHAGIRPGVPLEDQAPEDVRWIRQPFLDSDEDHGAVVVHGHTISAAPEMRRNRIGIDTGAYASDVLTAVGLEGTERWLLNTAA
- a CDS encoding peptidylprolyl isomerase; protein product: MIRTPFSLLAASLLATSAPTADPVTPGMIVERAPTADWAPVAPEDLLLIDLAGGGQVAIALAPEFAPVHVANIRTIARAGWYDGLAIDRVQDDYVTQWGDADGHKPSPPGIVAHPAAEYDRAAAGLTPVPLPYRDSYAPATGFVGAFPVAADGDRAWMTHCYGIVGVGRDMAPDTGNGQELYAVIGHAPRALDRNVALVGRVVAGMELLSALPRGSGALGFYADPKQRVAIARVRIAADLPPAERPAYQWLRPESASFAAWVKLRANRDDAFFRHPAGAVDLCNALPPVRPAPRS